From the genome of Sphingobacterium kitahiroshimense, one region includes:
- a CDS encoding tetratricopeptide repeat protein, translating into MSNLVRIIISSVLLIGTVALFWIGQWGWGILGIFLTIIGFVTVFFHEYMLLAQWFLRKQDMPKAEKWLNKITNYEKQLIPAQYGYYNMLIGLIESQRAPLQAEKYFKKALTLGLHMDHNIALAKLSLAGIAMAKRNKREAEKYLQEAKKADKSKLLADQIKMMKDQMGMMDRQQIRYSR; encoded by the coding sequence ATGTCAAATCTTGTAAGAATTATTATTAGCAGTGTGCTATTAATCGGAACAGTTGCTTTATTTTGGATTGGCCAATGGGGATGGGGTATTTTAGGAATATTCTTAACAATAATCGGATTTGTAACAGTGTTCTTCCATGAATATATGTTATTGGCCCAATGGTTTCTTCGCAAGCAAGATATGCCAAAAGCTGAAAAATGGTTAAATAAAATCACAAACTATGAAAAGCAGTTAATTCCGGCTCAATATGGCTATTATAATATGTTAATCGGCCTGATCGAATCGCAACGTGCTCCTTTGCAAGCTGAGAAATATTTCAAAAAGGCATTGACATTAGGTCTTCATATGGATCACAATATTGCACTAGCAAAACTTAGTTTAGCAGGTATTGCAATGGCAAAACGTAATAAGCGTGAGGCAGAGAAATATTTACAGGAAGCTAAAAAAGCAGATAAGAGTAAATTATTGGCCGATCAAATCAAAATGATGAAAGATCAAATGGGTATGATGGATCGCCAACAAATTCGATACAGCAGATAA
- the ung gene encoding uracil-DNA glycosylase, translating to MGKRFDKSWEPILGPLLGQSYMVDLSFFVQQARDNGQVFPPQDLVFNAFRLTTFDSLKVVILGQDPYHNDGQAHGLAFSVPEGIALPPSLKNIFKELETDILDFKIPKSGDLSYWAKQGVLLLNATLTVNAHQAGSHQKKGWEKFTDQVIQAISENKEAVVFLLWGAYAQKKATLINAQKHLVLTAVHPSPLSVYRGFFGCRHFSQTNVFLQQLGEKSIDWKLI from the coding sequence ATGGGAAAACGTTTTGATAAATCTTGGGAACCGATTTTAGGCCCACTTTTAGGTCAGTCTTATATGGTTGATCTATCTTTTTTTGTGCAACAAGCAAGAGATAATGGACAAGTATTTCCTCCGCAAGATCTAGTATTCAATGCATTTCGATTAACAACTTTTGATTCGCTTAAAGTAGTGATTTTGGGTCAGGATCCTTATCATAACGATGGTCAAGCTCACGGTCTGGCATTTTCGGTTCCAGAGGGCATTGCATTACCGCCATCCTTAAAGAATATTTTTAAAGAATTGGAAACAGATATTTTAGACTTTAAAATTCCGAAATCAGGAGATTTATCGTATTGGGCCAAACAGGGAGTTTTATTATTGAATGCTACTCTTACAGTCAATGCACATCAAGCAGGGTCACATCAGAAAAAAGGTTGGGAAAAGTTTACGGATCAGGTTATTCAGGCAATTTCAGAAAATAAAGAAGCTGTAGTCTTTTTATTGTGGGGTGCATATGCACAGAAAAAAGCGACCCTAATAAACGCTCAGAAACATTTGGTTTTGACAGCAGTACATCCATCACCTTTATCTGTTTATCGTGGGTTTTTCGGATGCAGGCATTTTTCTCAGACAAATGTCTTCTTACAGCAACTTGGAGAAAAATCGATTGACTGGAAATTGATCTAG
- a CDS encoding DUF6695 family protein — MTDSITPYPDFALILSWPDATIRGDEKWMMFFKKIGIVKNLNFKVGHTGVVIISSKTGDLFYYDFGRYISPRGYGRTRSKESDPLLSISIKATFKNGEISNLEAIVAHFENMKPAMQGSGELFFSIVKGLNFDHAKAFADKWVQKGSYPYGAVAKGNNNCSRFITRLLFASSRQFCWSHPINFPETIKASPISNIVNSAENKMIYRYSPEYGLQNFRMSRVQSLLFLIKKLSENVYSKQAALLPEDISIGSMLSKHKPLHIPESSQYLGGVGEGAWFDLSLLRNNQLLIQRFTIIGTFEYAIIGEIEERITCLQDLKITYDSHLQMTHVLYKQRKIKINHLHHISTQELQSLLAEVMTA; from the coding sequence ATGACAGATAGTATTACACCATATCCTGATTTTGCACTTATTCTTTCTTGGCCAGATGCCACAATAAGAGGTGATGAAAAATGGATGATGTTTTTCAAAAAAATAGGGATCGTTAAGAATTTAAATTTTAAGGTTGGACATACTGGTGTTGTTATCATTTCCTCAAAAACAGGCGATTTGTTTTATTATGATTTTGGCAGATATATCTCTCCACGAGGTTATGGACGAACAAGATCAAAAGAGTCAGACCCTCTTTTATCAATCAGTATCAAAGCGACGTTCAAAAATGGGGAGATTTCAAACTTAGAGGCTATCGTTGCTCATTTTGAAAATATGAAACCTGCTATGCAGGGAAGTGGTGAACTTTTCTTCTCTATCGTCAAAGGACTTAACTTTGACCATGCAAAAGCATTTGCAGATAAATGGGTACAAAAAGGTTCCTATCCTTACGGAGCAGTAGCAAAAGGAAACAATAACTGCTCTCGTTTCATTACACGGCTACTGTTTGCTTCTTCACGCCAATTTTGCTGGTCCCATCCGATTAATTTTCCGGAAACTATTAAAGCTAGTCCGATCAGCAATATTGTCAATTCTGCTGAGAACAAAATGATTTACCGTTATTCTCCAGAATATGGATTGCAGAATTTCAGAATGTCTCGCGTTCAATCACTCTTATTCTTAATTAAAAAGCTAAGTGAAAACGTATACAGCAAACAGGCTGCTTTACTCCCTGAAGACATCAGTATCGGAAGCATGTTATCTAAACATAAACCGCTTCATATCCCTGAGAGTTCTCAATATCTCGGTGGCGTTGGTGAAGGAGCTTGGTTTGATCTATCGTTGCTTAGAAACAATCAGTTGCTCATACAGCGGTTTACCATAATCGGCACTTTTGAATATGCGATTATCGGTGAGATTGAAGAAAGAATAACGTGTTTGCAAGATCTAAAAATAACTTATGACAGCCATCTTCAAATGACACATGTGCTTTATAAGCAGCGAAAAATCAAAATAAATCATCTCCATCATATTTCTACTCAAGAACTGCAATCGTTACTAGCGGAAGTTATGACTGCTTGA
- a CDS encoding Lrp/AsnC family transcriptional regulator, translating to MPFLPDKTDLKILKLLQENGRITNLQLASSIGLSPAPTLERVRKLENSGFIKSYHAFVDEEKLGLGIKSFIQISLDFHTHNAIPEFVAAVKMIPEVTECHHVTGSCDFMLKVYVKDIKAYEAVIMEKIAKIPFVKTFQTMMIMSTSKKEPIIPLEY from the coding sequence ATGCCATTTTTGCCAGATAAAACAGATTTAAAAATCCTAAAATTATTACAGGAGAACGGACGTATCACCAACCTGCAACTAGCTTCAAGCATCGGACTTTCGCCCGCTCCAACATTGGAACGAGTACGAAAACTTGAAAATTCGGGATTTATAAAGAGCTACCACGCATTTGTTGATGAAGAAAAATTAGGATTAGGAATTAAATCTTTCATACAAATATCGTTGGATTTTCATACACACAATGCTATCCCAGAATTTGTAGCAGCAGTTAAAATGATTCCCGAAGTAACTGAATGTCACCACGTAACAGGAAGCTGTGATTTCATGCTTAAAGTATATGTTAAGGATATTAAAGCATATGAAGCTGTAATTATGGAAAAAATAGCTAAGATTCCGTTTGTAAAAACTTTCCAGACCATGATGATAATGTCCACAAGTAAAAAAGAACCTATTATTCCTTTGGAATATTAA
- the sufB gene encoding Fe-S cluster assembly protein SufB, translating into MSTKDDDLLKELELEEYKYGFTTDIEMEFAPIGLTEDTVRFISAKKNEPEWLLEWRLKAFRHFQTLKMPKWQNFETPEVDFQGISYYAAPKAKPQLNSLDEVDPELLSTFAKLGIPLDEQKILAGVVAVDAVFDSVSVKTTFREKLKEQGVIFCSFGEAVQEHPELVKKYLGSVVPQTDNIYAALNSAVFSDGSFVYIPKGVRCPMELSTYFRINAQNTGQFERTLIVAEEGAYVSYLEGCTAPMRDENQLHAAVVELIAEKDAEIKYSTVQNWYPGDKDGKGGIFNFVTKRGICKGDNSKISWTQVETGSAITWKYPGVILKGDNSVGEFYSVAMTRNMQVADTGTKMIHIGKNTKSKIISKGISAGKSHNSYRGLVKIGPNADNARNFTQCDSLLIGDRCGAHTFPYIENRNNTATLEHEATTSKIGEDQVFYLNQRGIDSEKAVGLIVNGYAKEVLNQLPMEFAVEAQKLLAISLEGSVG; encoded by the coding sequence ATGAGTACTAAAGACGACGATTTACTAAAAGAGCTGGAGCTCGAAGAATATAAATACGGGTTCACAACAGACATCGAAATGGAATTTGCGCCGATTGGTCTTACAGAAGACACCGTGCGTTTTATTTCAGCTAAGAAAAACGAGCCTGAATGGTTATTGGAATGGAGATTAAAAGCATTCCGTCATTTTCAGACCTTAAAAATGCCGAAATGGCAAAATTTCGAAACACCAGAGGTTGATTTTCAAGGCATTTCCTATTATGCGGCGCCAAAGGCAAAACCGCAATTAAACAGTTTAGATGAAGTAGACCCTGAGTTATTGTCTACATTCGCTAAGCTCGGAATTCCTTTGGACGAGCAGAAAATTTTGGCAGGTGTAGTGGCCGTAGATGCTGTATTTGATTCAGTATCTGTGAAAACAACTTTCCGTGAAAAATTAAAAGAACAAGGTGTTATCTTTTGTTCTTTTGGAGAAGCTGTTCAAGAGCATCCTGAACTGGTTAAAAAATATTTAGGATCAGTTGTTCCTCAAACAGATAATATTTATGCAGCATTAAATTCAGCGGTATTCTCTGATGGGTCTTTCGTGTACATTCCAAAAGGTGTTCGTTGCCCAATGGAATTGTCTACTTATTTCCGTATCAATGCACAAAATACAGGTCAATTTGAGCGTACGTTAATTGTTGCTGAAGAAGGCGCTTATGTCTCCTATTTAGAAGGTTGTACAGCTCCTATGCGCGATGAAAATCAATTGCACGCAGCAGTAGTCGAATTAATTGCAGAAAAAGACGCTGAAATAAAATATTCTACCGTTCAAAACTGGTACCCTGGTGATAAAGACGGTAAAGGTGGTATCTTCAACTTCGTTACAAAACGTGGTATTTGTAAAGGTGATAATAGTAAAATTTCCTGGACACAAGTAGAAACTGGGTCAGCAATTACATGGAAATATCCAGGTGTCATCTTAAAAGGCGATAATTCAGTTGGTGAATTTTATTCGGTAGCAATGACACGTAATATGCAAGTCGCAGATACAGGTACTAAGATGATCCACATCGGAAAAAACACCAAATCAAAGATTATTTCTAAAGGTATTTCTGCAGGCAAAAGCCACAACAGTTACAGAGGTTTGGTGAAAATCGGACCAAATGCAGATAATGCAAGAAACTTTACACAGTGTGACTCCTTACTAATCGGAGACCGTTGTGGTGCACATACGTTCCCTTATATTGAAAATCGTAATAATACAGCAACTTTAGAACATGAGGCTACTACTTCGAAAATCGGAGAAGATCAAGTCTTTTACCTCAATCAACGTGGTATCGATTCGGAGAAGGCAGTAGGGTTAATTGTCAATGGTTACGCAAAGGAAGTATTAAACCAGTTACCGATGGAATTTGCTGTTGAAGCACAGAAGTTGTTGGCGATTTCGTTAGAAGGTTCAGTAGGATAG
- the sufC gene encoding Fe-S cluster assembly ATPase SufC, with translation MLSIKNLHASVDGKQILKGLNLEVKAGEIHAIMGPNGAGKSTLGNVLAGRDAYEVTEGEALLDNVDLLDLSPEDRAREGLFLAFQYPIEIPGVSNINFLKTAVNDIRAYKGLPPMEAKEFLKTVKEKQQLVEFSANLANRSLNEGFSGGEKKRNEIFQLAMLNPKLSILDETDSGLDIDALRIVANGVNQLRSKDNAFVVITHYQRLLDYIVPDVVHVLYNGRIVKSGPKELALELEEKGYDWLKELDAQNA, from the coding sequence ATGTTAAGTATAAAAAATTTACACGCGTCTGTAGACGGCAAACAAATTTTAAAAGGTTTAAATCTTGAAGTAAAAGCAGGTGAGATTCATGCAATCATGGGTCCCAATGGTGCTGGTAAAAGTACTTTAGGAAATGTTTTAGCTGGTCGTGATGCGTACGAAGTGACAGAAGGTGAAGCTTTATTGGACAACGTTGATCTATTGGATTTATCTCCAGAAGATCGTGCTCGTGAAGGGCTGTTCTTAGCTTTCCAATATCCAATTGAAATACCAGGGGTATCGAACATTAACTTCTTGAAAACAGCAGTTAACGATATTCGTGCATATAAAGGTCTTCCTCCGATGGAAGCAAAAGAATTCTTAAAAACAGTGAAAGAAAAGCAACAGTTGGTAGAATTCTCTGCGAACTTGGCTAACCGTTCATTGAATGAAGGATTCTCAGGTGGTGAGAAAAAAAGAAATGAGATCTTCCAGCTGGCCATGTTAAATCCTAAATTATCTATTTTGGATGAAACAGATTCAGGTTTGGATATCGATGCTTTACGTATCGTAGCAAATGGTGTTAATCAATTGCGTTCTAAAGATAATGCTTTTGTAGTTATCACGCATTACCAACGTCTTTTAGATTATATCGTGCCAGATGTTGTTCACGTATTATACAACGGACGTATTGTAAAATCTGGTCCTAAAGAATTAGCTTTAGAATTAGAAGAAAAAGGTTACGATTGGTTAAAAGAATTAGACGCACAAAACGCATAA
- the sufD gene encoding Fe-S cluster assembly protein SufD: MNTLVSESLLQQVLSNFQEQVAEPAFLSAIRQQAFDRFSAVGFPTVKDEEWKYTNIHKLIDQSYVLNSDVDIEGLDFSAGEIPNLDAHRIVLVNGQYMLSFSSLEEEKGLIVKTMEDAVEEPAFQAHFAQHADKTSNPFVALNTAGYTNGVFIALAKNTILAKPIHIIHVATGTEDFFSQTRNLIVLEANAEAEIIESYMTVAGAAKNIQNKVSEIIVKENAKMQHYYLQVAESASNYFNHTEVYQEKYSLYNNYNCNFPGAAFIRNNINVRLDAENVESHLYGINLTDDKQLVDNHTEVDHMKPHCESYEWYKNITQGESAAVFNGKIFVREDAQKTNAFQQNNNLLISDKSAVYTKPQLEIFADDVKCSHGCTIGQFDNDALFYLRARGIGEEAARILLVHAFAFDVTTRFSNEVVRQYVEELVEENLTSK; the protein is encoded by the coding sequence ATGAATACATTAGTTTCAGAATCATTACTTCAACAAGTGTTGAGCAATTTTCAAGAGCAAGTAGCAGAGCCTGCTTTTTTGTCGGCAATACGTCAGCAAGCTTTTGATCGCTTCTCAGCAGTTGGCTTTCCAACGGTGAAAGACGAAGAATGGAAATATACCAATATTCATAAGCTTATCGATCAATCATATGTATTGAATTCGGATGTGGATATTGAAGGATTAGATTTTAGTGCCGGTGAAATTCCAAATCTGGATGCACACCGCATCGTGTTGGTTAATGGTCAATATATGCTGTCATTCTCTTCTTTAGAAGAAGAAAAAGGCCTCATCGTGAAAACGATGGAGGATGCTGTAGAAGAACCTGCTTTTCAAGCACATTTTGCACAACATGCAGACAAAACTAGTAATCCTTTCGTAGCATTAAATACAGCTGGTTATACCAATGGTGTTTTTATTGCACTTGCAAAAAATACCATATTAGCTAAGCCGATCCATATTATCCATGTTGCGACAGGTACAGAAGATTTCTTTTCACAGACACGTAATTTAATCGTGCTGGAAGCAAATGCTGAAGCAGAGATTATCGAGTCTTATATGACTGTTGCTGGTGCCGCTAAAAATATTCAAAATAAAGTGTCAGAGATCATTGTCAAAGAAAACGCTAAAATGCAACACTACTATTTGCAAGTAGCGGAATCTGCGAGTAATTATTTCAATCATACGGAAGTATATCAAGAGAAATATAGCTTATACAATAACTATAACTGTAATTTTCCTGGAGCAGCTTTTATAAGAAATAATATCAACGTACGTCTTGACGCTGAAAATGTGGAAAGCCACTTATACGGTATCAACTTGACAGATGATAAACAGTTGGTCGATAACCACACAGAAGTGGATCATATGAAACCACATTGTGAATCTTACGAATGGTATAAAAATATTACGCAGGGAGAATCTGCAGCTGTTTTTAATGGTAAGATTTTCGTACGTGAGGATGCTCAAAAAACAAATGCATTTCAGCAAAATAATAACTTGTTGATCTCAGATAAATCTGCAGTTTATACGAAGCCTCAGCTTGAAATTTTTGCTGATGATGTGAAGTGTTCACACGGTTGTACAATTGGACAATTTGATAACGATGCCCTATTTTATTTAAGAGCTAGAGGTATTGGTGAAGAAGCTGCTCGTATCTTATTGGTACATGCATTTGCATTTGATGTAACGACTCGTTTCTCGAATGAGGTTGTTCGTCAATATGTCGAAGAATTAGTTGAAGAAAACTTAACTAGTAAATAG
- a CDS encoding PH domain-containing protein — protein MKSYHPKIGKGTYVWLLIILTLFVFNSYGSINKGLFLGALLSTSLLGFIWYAMFISPKYHITNEFLQLNNFLEKKTIPISTIRKIERNQIRGIYPFLNPYQKGLVIHFNKYDDVFVNPRSEDSFIQELLKVNPDLEII, from the coding sequence ATGAAAAGTTATCACCCTAAAATTGGTAAAGGAACTTATGTCTGGTTACTTATTATCCTTACCTTATTTGTTTTCAATTCCTACGGAAGTATTAATAAAGGACTTTTTCTGGGAGCACTATTATCAACTTCATTGCTTGGATTTATCTGGTATGCTATGTTTATATCTCCAAAATATCATATTACAAATGAATTTCTTCAGCTAAACAATTTTTTAGAAAAAAAAACAATCCCCATTAGTACAATTAGAAAAATAGAGCGAAATCAAATCAGAGGAATCTACCCTTTTTTAAATCCTTACCAGAAGGGTTTAGTAATACATTTCAATAAATATGATGATGTTTTTGTAAATCCTCGTTCTGAGGATTCATTTATACAAGAATTACTAAAAGTAAATCCAGATCTTGAAATTATTTAG